A section of the Agarivorans litoreus genome encodes:
- the nhaA gene encoding Na+/H+ antiporter NhaA: MKSFLERFLRMEAAGGILLMLAAVVALFMANSAWLSPAYFAFLDTPFQVRIAELDINKPLLLWINDGLMAIFFLVIGLEVKREMVEGALSSKERALLPVVAAIGGMVVPAAVYLLFNIGDGELAKGWAIPAATDIAFALGVMALLGKRVPASLKVFLLALAIADDLGVIVVIALFYTSEVAIMPLVWAVAATIGLWMLNRRGHAGLSAYMLLGLVLWVAVLKSGVHATLAGVIVGFMIPIKAKLGGSPLKKLEHALHPASSFIIVPIFAFANAGVPLDGISFESFQSPLALGVILGLLVGKPLGIYTCSRLAIRAGWAKLPEGSNNTQLLATSMLCGIGFTMSIFISSLAFAGQTDLIGLSRLAILAGSVTAALIGYGLLHWSTREEAAKIAEQEQGKTNTLSTSSV, translated from the coding sequence ATGAAATCATTTCTTGAACGTTTTTTAAGAATGGAAGCTGCTGGCGGTATCTTGCTAATGCTTGCCGCTGTGGTGGCACTGTTTATGGCAAACAGTGCGTGGTTGTCTCCTGCATATTTCGCGTTTCTTGATACGCCGTTTCAAGTTCGTATCGCGGAACTAGATATTAATAAACCATTATTGCTGTGGATTAACGACGGCTTGATGGCCATCTTTTTCTTAGTGATTGGCTTAGAAGTAAAGCGCGAGATGGTAGAAGGCGCGTTGTCTTCTAAAGAGCGAGCGTTATTGCCGGTAGTTGCCGCTATTGGTGGCATGGTTGTGCCTGCTGCTGTTTACCTATTATTTAACATCGGTGATGGAGAGCTCGCCAAAGGTTGGGCTATTCCTGCTGCTACTGATATTGCATTTGCACTAGGCGTTATGGCCTTACTAGGCAAACGTGTTCCAGCTAGTTTAAAGGTGTTCTTACTGGCTCTTGCTATTGCTGATGACCTAGGCGTAATTGTTGTTATTGCGCTGTTCTATACCAGTGAAGTTGCGATTATGCCGTTGGTGTGGGCGGTTGCGGCTACCATTGGTTTATGGATGCTAAATCGTCGAGGCCACGCTGGCTTAAGTGCATATATGTTACTTGGCTTAGTGCTTTGGGTAGCGGTACTTAAATCTGGCGTTCATGCTACTTTGGCCGGCGTAATTGTAGGATTCATGATCCCTATTAAAGCTAAGCTAGGTGGGTCACCACTTAAGAAGTTGGAGCATGCTTTACACCCTGCTTCTAGCTTTATCATTGTGCCAATTTTTGCTTTTGCCAATGCTGGTGTTCCGTTAGACGGCATTAGCTTCGAGAGCTTCCAAAGCCCATTAGCTTTAGGTGTTATCCTTGGTTTATTGGTGGGAAAACCATTAGGTATTTACACTTGCAGCCGTTTAGCTATACGTGCTGGCTGGGCTAAGTTACCTGAAGGATCTAATAACACGCAATTATTAGCAACCTCCATGTTGTGTGGTATTGGTTTCACTATGTCTATTTTCATCTCGTCGTTAGCTTTTGCGGGGCAAACGGATTTGATAGGCTTGTCGCGATTAGCTATATTGGCGGGGTCGGTAACTGCAGCCCTTATTGGCTATGGTTTACTTCATTGGTCTACCCGTGAAGAGGCGGCAAAAATTGCTGAGCAAGAGCAAGGCAAAACCAATACATTGAGTACGTCTTCGGTTTAA
- the nhaR gene encoding transcriptional activator NhaR → MSHLNYNHLYYFWMTYKRGSVTAAAEALFLTPQTVTGQIKQLEQRLAGELFIRRGPKITPTELGQLVYKYADRMFSLSYEMLDIVNYSQQEKLLFEVGVADALSKRLASRILLSAVPPDGNIRLRCVESTHELLLSQLAEHKLDMILSDCGLDNAQQDGVLSKKLGESGIAFFANEPMSLLPFPACLEQRSLLLPGRRSSLGRKLWTWFDELGLKVSVLGEFDDAALMKAFGAYTDGIFVAPAIYTEEILANPNTRLLGVTHDLCEEYHVLFAERMIQHPSVKQLCNSDFSPLFSGEQQLQNVDAILNFNSK, encoded by the coding sequence ATGTCACACTTAAACTACAACCACCTTTACTACTTCTGGATGACCTACAAGCGCGGTTCTGTAACCGCTGCAGCAGAAGCATTATTCCTTACTCCGCAAACTGTGACAGGCCAAATTAAGCAATTAGAGCAGCGTTTAGCTGGAGAATTGTTTATTCGCCGTGGCCCAAAAATTACTCCTACCGAATTAGGCCAATTGGTCTACAAATATGCTGACCGCATGTTTAGCCTTAGCTACGAAATGCTAGATATTGTGAATTACTCTCAGCAAGAAAAACTGCTGTTTGAGGTTGGGGTAGCCGATGCTTTATCAAAGCGTTTAGCGAGCCGTATTTTGTTGTCAGCTGTGCCACCCGACGGCAATATTCGCTTACGTTGTGTTGAGTCAACGCATGAACTGTTGTTATCTCAATTGGCCGAACATAAGCTCGATATGATTTTATCCGATTGTGGTTTAGATAATGCACAGCAAGATGGCGTATTAAGTAAAAAGCTAGGCGAGAGTGGCATAGCTTTTTTTGCCAATGAGCCAATGTCGTTGCTGCCCTTTCCTGCATGTTTAGAGCAGCGCAGCTTACTATTACCAGGACGACGCAGCTCCTTAGGGCGGAAGTTATGGACTTGGTTTGATGAGCTGGGGCTAAAAGTATCGGTACTTGGGGAGTTTGATGACGCTGCCTTAATGAAAGCGTTTGGCGCATATACCGATGGTATTTTTGTTGCGCCAGCCATTTATACCGAAGAAATCTTGGCTAACCCTAATACTCGCCTGCTTGGGGTTACTCACGACTTATGCGAAGAATACCATGTATTATTTGCTGAGCGAATGATTCAACACCCCTCTGTTAAACAGCTCTGTAACAGCGATTTTTCTCCTTTGTTTTCTGGAGAGCAACAGCTGCAAAATGTTGATGCTATTTTAAATTTCAATTCAAAATAA
- the murJ gene encoding murein biosynthesis integral membrane protein MurJ, whose product MSKTLLKSGAIVSAMTLISRILGLARDVVIANLMGAGVAADVFFFANKIPNFLRRLFAEGAFAQAFVPVLTEYKQKSSEDEVRELIAKVSGTLGLAVTIVTLFGIIGSPLIAALFGTGWFISWLNEGPDAAKFELSAFLLKITFPYLWFVTFTGLSGAILNAFGRFAVAAFTPVLLNVAVISFAIFVSPNLAQPEVGLAMGVFFGGLIQFLFQLPFLFRLKLLQKPSWGWKHPGVVKIRTLMIPALFGVSVSQINLLLDTLIASFLITGSISWLYYSDRLLEFPLGLFGIAIATVILPSLSQRHVDKSPQQFQQTMDWAVRMVCFLGIPATVGLALLGQPILQVLFMRGAFDQQDVLNASYSLMAYSGGLLFFMLVKVLAPGYYSRQDTKTPVKIGIIAMVSNMGFNLIFAIPYGYIGLAIATALSALLNASLLYRGLHKQGVYKLGSPTLVCIVKILVASTLMGGLIVWLSPLAEQWFALTWIDSVWQLLICVAAAVTSYLVLLFCLGIRLAHLKSSFGAVTAD is encoded by the coding sequence TTGAGTAAAACTTTGTTAAAATCTGGCGCCATTGTTAGCGCTATGACCCTGATTTCCCGCATATTAGGTTTGGCTCGGGATGTGGTCATTGCTAATTTAATGGGAGCGGGTGTTGCTGCCGACGTATTTTTCTTTGCTAACAAAATTCCTAACTTTTTGCGCCGCTTATTCGCCGAGGGCGCGTTTGCCCAAGCCTTTGTACCGGTACTTACCGAATACAAGCAAAAGAGTTCTGAAGACGAAGTAAGAGAGCTTATTGCCAAAGTTAGCGGTACGCTGGGCTTAGCCGTTACCATAGTTACCTTGTTTGGCATTATTGGTTCGCCTTTAATCGCAGCACTATTTGGCACGGGGTGGTTTATATCGTGGTTAAACGAAGGCCCCGATGCTGCTAAGTTTGAGCTGTCGGCCTTTCTACTTAAAATCACCTTTCCCTACTTATGGTTTGTCACCTTTACCGGCTTATCGGGCGCGATTCTTAACGCATTTGGTCGTTTTGCCGTGGCGGCATTCACGCCTGTGTTGCTAAATGTGGCAGTGATTAGTTTTGCGATATTTGTTTCCCCAAACCTAGCACAACCTGAAGTTGGCTTGGCCATGGGGGTTTTCTTCGGCGGGTTAATTCAGTTTCTATTTCAATTACCTTTCTTGTTTAGGCTTAAGTTGTTGCAAAAGCCAAGTTGGGGCTGGAAACATCCTGGTGTGGTAAAAATTCGCACCTTAATGATCCCTGCATTGTTCGGTGTATCGGTCAGTCAAATAAACTTGCTGTTGGATACCCTAATCGCCAGTTTCCTAATCACCGGCTCTATATCATGGCTGTACTACTCCGACCGCTTGTTGGAATTTCCCCTAGGTTTGTTTGGTATCGCCATTGCAACCGTGATTTTGCCAAGCTTATCGCAGCGTCATGTTGATAAAAGCCCGCAGCAGTTTCAGCAAACCATGGACTGGGCAGTGCGCATGGTGTGTTTTTTGGGCATACCCGCCACCGTAGGTTTGGCCTTACTTGGTCAGCCTATTTTACAAGTGTTATTTATGCGTGGCGCCTTTGATCAACAAGATGTGCTAAACGCCTCCTACAGCTTAATGGCTTATAGCGGTGGCTTGTTGTTCTTCATGCTAGTGAAGGTGTTAGCGCCAGGGTATTACTCGCGCCAAGATACCAAAACGCCGGTGAAAATTGGCATTATCGCCATGGTGAGCAACATGGGCTTTAACCTTATCTTCGCGATTCCTTATGGTTATATTGGTTTAGCTATTGCCACAGCTTTATCGGCGTTGCTTAATGCCAGCCTGCTTTATCGCGGTTTACACAAACAAGGTGTTTACAAACTCGGCTCTCCTACCTTGGTATGTATTGTTAAAATTTTAGTGGCATCGACATTGATGGGGGGGCTCATTGTGTGGCTTTCTCCCCTTGCTGAACAATGGTTTGCGTTGACGTGGATAGACAGTGTTTGGCAACTTTTAATCTGTGTAGCTGCGGCCGTGACTAGCTACTTGGTTTTGCTATTTTGCTTGGGGATAAGATTAGCTCACTTGAAAAGCAGTTTCGGGGCTGTAACTGCGGACTAA
- the ribF gene encoding bifunctional riboflavin kinase/FAD synthetase has product MELIRGIRNIKARHYGCALSIGNFDGVHLGHQQVIKRLVEQARQRSLPAVVMIFEPQPLEVFTKDKAPARISRFRDKYQQLKSLGVDRLLVVRFSHEFAQQSADYFVRQLLVELLGVKYLAVGDDFHFGKGREGNFASLQAAKKQYGFELTATDSFCLNQQRVSSTLLRQHLAEADFSTVAQLLGRKFSFNGKVIHGQKLGRQLGFATANLKVARHVCPLHGVFAVKAYIQNQPEHRFSGIANIGWRPTAAGKDLLVEAHLFEFDANLYGQRLVVEPQLKIRDEQKFDSLDALKAQVNLDIKRAKAYYGLAE; this is encoded by the coding sequence ATGGAGTTAATTCGCGGAATACGCAACATTAAAGCGCGTCACTATGGCTGTGCATTAAGTATTGGTAATTTTGATGGCGTGCATTTAGGCCATCAACAAGTAATTAAGCGTTTAGTTGAACAGGCTCGCCAGCGGAGTTTACCCGCTGTGGTGATGATTTTTGAGCCACAACCGCTTGAGGTGTTTACTAAAGATAAAGCACCCGCTCGAATTAGCCGATTTCGCGATAAGTACCAGCAACTAAAAAGCTTAGGTGTAGACCGCTTGTTGGTGGTGCGTTTCAGCCATGAGTTTGCTCAACAAAGTGCTGACTATTTTGTTCGCCAGTTATTGGTTGAATTGCTGGGAGTAAAATACCTAGCAGTGGGAGATGACTTCCACTTTGGTAAAGGCCGAGAAGGTAATTTCGCAAGCTTACAAGCGGCCAAAAAACAGTACGGTTTTGAGCTTACAGCAACCGATTCGTTTTGCTTAAATCAGCAGCGTGTGAGCAGCACCTTATTACGTCAGCATTTAGCCGAGGCCGATTTCTCAACGGTGGCTCAATTGCTAGGCAGAAAATTTAGCTTTAATGGCAAAGTCATTCATGGCCAAAAGTTGGGGCGTCAATTGGGCTTTGCTACGGCAAATTTAAAAGTTGCCCGCCATGTATGCCCCTTGCATGGAGTGTTTGCAGTTAAAGCCTATATACAAAATCAGCCAGAGCATCGCTTTTCAGGCATTGCTAACATCGGCTGGCGGCCAACCGCCGCAGGAAAAGATTTATTGGTAGAAGCTCATTTGTTTGAGTTTGACGCCAATCTGTATGGCCAACGATTAGTGGTTGAACCGCAGTTAAAAATACGAGATGAACAAAAATTTGATTCGCTTGATGCGCTAAAAGCTCAGGTGAATCTCGATATTAAGCGTGCAAAAGCCTACTATGGCCTTGCAGAGTAA
- the rpsT gene encoding 30S ribosomal protein S20: MANIKSAKKRAIQAEKRRQHNASRRSMMRTNLKKVIAAIEAGDKEAATAAYQAAQPILDRYASKGLISKNKAARHKSRIVAKINAL, from the coding sequence TTGGCTAATATTAAGTCAGCTAAAAAACGCGCTATCCAAGCTGAAAAGCGTCGTCAACATAACGCTAGCCGTCGCTCTATGATGCGCACTAATTTGAAAAAAGTTATTGCAGCTATCGAAGCAGGCGATAAAGAAGCAGCTACAGCAGCATACCAAGCAGCTCAACCTATCTTAGACCGTTACGCGTCTAAAGGTTTGATCAGCAAAAATAAAGCAGCTCGTCATAAGAGCCGCATTGTTGCAAAAATCAACGCACTTTAA
- a CDS encoding ArsR/SmtB family transcription factor codes for MNIQDMQKNAEPALKLLKALANESRLMILCHLVEGELTVGELNQRVTLSQSALSQHLAWLRKDQLVSTRKESQTIYYSIASEEAKAVLGKLHELYCK; via the coding sequence ATGAACATTCAAGACATGCAAAAAAATGCTGAACCTGCATTAAAATTGTTAAAGGCGCTAGCAAACGAAAGCCGCTTAATGATTTTATGCCACTTAGTGGAAGGTGAGTTAACGGTAGGAGAACTAAACCAACGGGTCACTTTAAGTCAGTCTGCGTTATCTCAGCATTTAGCATGGTTACGGAAAGATCAGCTTGTGAGCACGCGTAAGGAGTCTCAAACCATTTACTACTCAATCGCTAGTGAAGAGGCTAAAGCCGTGCTAGGGAAGCTACATGAGCTTTACTGTAAGTAA
- a CDS encoding PKD domain-containing protein has translation MKKVFALSMVAASISAQAEIAATHIYHNHMPNFWPYYDVSKYEGLAVGDPIRYTYDGQVINLKNNPPANYTFYIPGSGAPMPHDDLVSYYQHHAKKGAYLSWPMDTARNNNGNHPQSQTHVTMSASVINNVQSFGELGNLDGYNLGWGAYWRDTQNGTKTSGGFNALDTIHFSGHHTMGPLVGNDYFLKDLIYQNVTLAQDYFLGDSFKSSKGFFPTELGFSERIIPVLTKLGIEWSVLGNVHYSRTLRDYPYLNDPGKDTLISPPNRADLQNVSDIGAWTELHMFNEQQVTYNKFPFASIPHWVQYVDPETGEQHKVAGIPVEQASSWEEGYQGSITADVLKAFEGDAASLGRTQYFTIAHDGDNSSGRAGDGGTWANSGNVTYADSSVRGMGVDEYLKAYPIPEDDIVHVQDGSWIDTRDSSADPTWYHWHIPMGVWRGQMADFNTVNGTDFVATREHMVSLELGYHYLERNFALLQAAENYAKTAEQIWLDNNPNYWSPTTARDNEVTYPGNQLNPWMMSFPVKGDANNNYAGGANPAELGWYFLMASIDSGFGYYDENVDDGVKPTISFNQSLHFTTPYVEANKAQDKTGPSVWWPQRYPYNPGSANSSKAEGWATVYADTKFAIYTYGYDVSGIQDIKVKVRVHKDKWATATDKTFKLYDPSAHASDPDVDPSRVGEWQTFSMTERDLNGDMNGVDWQPSGKEMFEVVPAEKIGNMYFTYIDQYQEQLLDYYIEATDSKGNVTRSEIQQVYVGAGQFSSVGGKTVEDVNGAIAGEAMFFTDNVVVGDKRPTAHINAAGGEVELGTVVTLSAAGSTDEEGPIASYLWSTGETSPSITVTLNERTTISVTVTDSVGQQDSTSVTYRIIGQSVTSTLYYQDTNGWGQVCLHYSVDGTVTWTTAPGEPMQSLGDNWYSLTVDLEDGNQLEFVTNNCSGAWDNNGGQNYQIDEGSWNVSSGAIAAGIPDGLDGNSAPVAAISPGSQSVAKGSQVVLSGAGSSDSDGSIASYSWSTGESSESISVTVNETQTISLTVTDNQGKTATTSVTLTVIPNKAPVANISPATQTVAAGTTVSLDGSGSSDEDGSIVSYLWSTGETTSSISVVVDASQTISLTVTDNEGATATAEAVLSVESDEKAKNFNQLYFRGTANGWATTSMDLVADHTWQVEVDFDGQAEQRFKLDVNGDWTQNYGDTNSDGVLEQTGGDIFTDVVGSYLIEVNDQTLAYSITELNANQAPTAIIGASATQVDVGQSITYSAAGSSDSDGVIASYLWSNGDTSETTTVTYNTAGSHSISLTVTDDGGKTAQASVVVEVIDPNANFTSNFEQLYFRGTANAWQTSVMSLVANNTWQVSVDFDGQDNQRFKFDLNGDWSTNYGDNDNDGILEQTGGDIFTGIVGSYIVEVNDATMQYRIIAQ, from the coding sequence ATGAAAAAGGTGTTCGCCTTAAGTATGGTGGCTGCGTCGATCTCTGCGCAAGCGGAAATTGCAGCAACTCATATTTACCATAATCACATGCCAAACTTTTGGCCTTACTACGACGTAAGCAAATACGAAGGTCTAGCAGTAGGTGACCCAATTCGTTATACCTACGACGGCCAAGTTATTAACCTTAAGAATAACCCTCCAGCAAATTACACATTCTATATTCCTGGCAGCGGTGCGCCGATGCCGCATGATGACTTGGTATCTTATTATCAGCATCATGCCAAAAAAGGCGCTTACTTAAGCTGGCCAATGGATACGGCTAGAAACAACAATGGTAATCATCCACAAAGCCAAACGCATGTCACCATGTCGGCATCGGTTATTAACAACGTGCAGAGTTTCGGCGAGTTAGGTAATTTGGATGGTTACAATTTAGGGTGGGGCGCTTATTGGCGCGATACCCAAAACGGTACAAAAACCAGCGGTGGTTTTAACGCTTTAGACACGATTCACTTCTCTGGTCACCATACTATGGGGCCATTGGTGGGTAATGACTATTTCTTAAAAGATTTGATTTATCAAAATGTTACTTTGGCACAAGATTACTTCTTAGGTGACTCATTTAAGTCATCGAAAGGTTTCTTCCCAACAGAGCTTGGTTTTTCAGAGCGGATTATTCCAGTACTTACCAAGTTAGGTATTGAATGGTCGGTACTTGGGAACGTGCACTATTCACGTACTTTGCGTGACTACCCTTACTTGAATGATCCCGGCAAAGATACTTTGATTTCTCCACCTAACCGCGCAGATTTACAAAATGTTAGCGACATAGGTGCCTGGACCGAGTTACATATGTTCAATGAGCAACAGGTGACTTACAACAAGTTCCCGTTTGCTTCGATTCCTCACTGGGTTCAATACGTTGACCCAGAAACCGGTGAGCAGCACAAAGTTGCCGGTATTCCTGTTGAGCAAGCTAGCTCTTGGGAAGAAGGTTACCAAGGCTCAATTACTGCTGACGTACTAAAAGCTTTTGAAGGCGACGCTGCATCTTTAGGCCGTACCCAGTATTTCACCATTGCGCATGATGGTGATAACTCGTCAGGTCGAGCGGGCGATGGTGGCACTTGGGCTAACTCGGGCAATGTTACTTATGCCGATAGTTCGGTGCGTGGTATGGGCGTGGACGAGTACCTAAAAGCTTATCCAATTCCAGAAGACGACATTGTGCACGTACAAGATGGGTCATGGATTGATACACGTGATTCATCGGCCGATCCTACGTGGTACCACTGGCATATTCCAATGGGTGTTTGGCGTGGTCAGATGGCAGACTTTAACACGGTAAATGGCACCGATTTTGTGGCTACACGTGAGCACATGGTATCGCTTGAGTTAGGCTATCACTACCTAGAGCGTAACTTTGCTTTATTGCAAGCTGCCGAGAACTATGCAAAAACCGCTGAGCAGATTTGGTTAGACAACAACCCTAATTACTGGAGCCCAACTACCGCGCGTGATAACGAGGTAACTTACCCGGGTAACCAGCTTAATCCGTGGATGATGTCTTTCCCGGTTAAGGGTGATGCGAACAACAACTATGCTGGCGGTGCAAACCCTGCAGAGTTAGGTTGGTACTTCCTAATGGCCTCAATCGATTCTGGTTTTGGTTATTACGATGAAAACGTTGATGACGGGGTTAAACCTACTATTTCGTTTAACCAATCTTTGCACTTTACCACGCCTTATGTTGAAGCGAATAAAGCCCAAGATAAAACGGGTCCTTCAGTTTGGTGGCCACAGCGTTACCCATACAACCCTGGTAGTGCTAACTCAAGTAAAGCGGAAGGTTGGGCTACGGTATATGCCGATACTAAGTTTGCGATTTATACCTACGGTTATGACGTAAGCGGTATTCAAGATATTAAGGTTAAAGTACGTGTTCACAAGGACAAGTGGGCAACCGCTACCGATAAAACCTTTAAGCTCTATGACCCAAGCGCGCATGCTAGCGATCCTGATGTCGATCCTTCACGGGTTGGCGAATGGCAAACCTTTAGCATGACTGAGCGTGACTTAAACGGTGATATGAATGGTGTAGATTGGCAGCCATCTGGCAAAGAAATGTTCGAAGTCGTGCCTGCTGAAAAAATCGGCAATATGTACTTCACCTACATTGACCAATACCAAGAGCAGCTGTTGGATTACTATATTGAAGCAACTGATAGTAAAGGCAACGTAACTCGTTCTGAGATTCAACAAGTTTACGTAGGCGCTGGTCAGTTTAGTAGCGTTGGCGGTAAAACCGTTGAAGACGTGAACGGCGCAATTGCTGGCGAAGCGATGTTCTTTACCGACAATGTTGTAGTAGGCGATAAGCGACCAACGGCACATATTAATGCCGCAGGTGGCGAAGTAGAACTGGGCACTGTAGTAACTTTGAGTGCTGCTGGCTCAACTGACGAAGAAGGCCCAATCGCGAGCTATTTATGGAGCACTGGTGAAACCAGCCCGTCGATTACGGTTACTTTGAACGAACGTACCACTATATCGGTAACGGTTACTGACAGTGTTGGTCAGCAAGATTCTACCAGCGTGACTTACCGAATCATCGGTCAATCTGTTACTAGTACCTTGTATTACCAAGATACAAATGGTTGGGGACAAGTATGCTTACATTATTCCGTTGATGGAACAGTGACTTGGACCACAGCACCAGGCGAGCCAATGCAAAGCTTGGGCGACAACTGGTATAGCTTAACCGTTGATTTAGAAGACGGTAACCAGCTGGAGTTTGTGACGAACAACTGTAGTGGTGCTTGGGATAATAATGGCGGTCAAAACTATCAAATTGATGAGGGTAGTTGGAATGTAAGCAGCGGTGCAATTGCTGCAGGTATTCCAGACGGTTTAGACGGAAACAGCGCACCCGTTGCCGCGATTAGCCCAGGAAGCCAGTCTGTGGCTAAAGGGTCACAAGTTGTGCTAAGCGGTGCCGGTTCAAGTGATTCTGATGGCTCTATTGCTAGTTACAGCTGGAGCACTGGTGAATCGAGTGAGTCAATCAGCGTTACTGTGAATGAGACTCAAACGATTAGCCTAACAGTCACCGATAACCAAGGGAAAACCGCAACTACTTCGGTAACTCTAACGGTTATTCCAAATAAAGCGCCAGTTGCAAACATCTCTCCAGCTACTCAAACGGTAGCTGCCGGAACAACAGTAAGCTTAGATGGTTCAGGCTCTAGTGATGAAGATGGTTCTATTGTTAGCTACCTATGGAGTACCGGTGAAACAACCAGCTCTATCTCTGTAGTTGTAGATGCCAGCCAAACTATTAGCTTAACCGTTACCGACAACGAAGGTGCGACTGCAACAGCAGAAGCCGTGCTAAGTGTTGAAAGTGATGAAAAAGCGAAGAACTTCAATCAGCTTTACTTCCGTGGTACTGCCAATGGTTGGGCGACAACTTCCATGGACTTAGTGGCTGATCATACTTGGCAAGTTGAGGTTGATTTTGATGGTCAAGCAGAGCAACGCTTTAAGTTAGATGTTAATGGTGATTGGACCCAGAACTACGGTGATACCAATAGTGATGGTGTGCTAGAGCAAACCGGTGGGGATATCTTCACTGATGTGGTGGGATCTTATTTGATAGAAGTGAATGATCAAACTTTGGCTTATAGCATTACCGAACTTAACGCTAACCAAGCTCCTACTGCAATTATTGGTGCATCGGCAACTCAAGTAGATGTAGGCCAAAGCATCACTTATAGTGCAGCGGGCTCAAGTGATAGTGATGGCGTTATTGCCAGTTACCTATGGAGCAATGGTGATACGAGTGAAACTACAACGGTTACCTACAATACTGCGGGGTCACACAGTATTAGCTTAACCGTGACTGACGATGGCGGTAAAACTGCACAAGCGTCGGTAGTGGTTGAGGTGATTGATCCAAATGCTAACTTTACAAGTAATTTTGAGCAGTTGTATTTCCGCGGCACTGCTAACGCTTGGCAGACCTCGGTGATGTCATTAGTGGCAAACAATACTTGGCAAGTTAGTGTGGACTTTGATGGTCAGGATAATCAGCGTTTTAAGTTTGATCTAAACGGTGATTGGTCTACTAACTATGGTGACAACGATAATGATGGCATTTTGGAGCAAACCGGTGGTGACATTTTCACTGGTATTGTTGGAAGCTACATTGTTGAAGTGAATGATGCCACGATGCAATATCGGATTATTGCTCAGTAA
- a CDS encoding thymidylate synthase, translated as MKQYLDLCQRIVDEGTWIENERTGKRCLTIINADLEYDVANNEFPLVTTRKSYWKAAIAELLGYIRGLDNAADFKALGTPTWLANANENEAWLNNPARKGDNDMGRVYGVQGRSWRKPEGGSVDQLKKIVDDLSKGIDDRGEILSFYNPGEFHLGCLRPCMHTHTFSLLGDTLYLTSSQRSCDVPLGQNFNQIQVFTFLALMAQITGHKPGKAYHKIVNAHIYEDQLELMRDVQLKREPFAAPKLHINPKIKSLEDLETWVTLDDFEVTDYQYHDPIAYPFSV; from the coding sequence ATGAAACAGTATTTAGACCTATGCCAACGCATTGTTGATGAAGGCACTTGGATTGAAAATGAACGCACCGGTAAGCGTTGTTTAACCATTATTAATGCTGATCTTGAATATGATGTTGCCAACAATGAATTCCCTCTAGTTACAACACGAAAAAGCTATTGGAAAGCCGCTATTGCCGAGTTACTGGGTTACATTCGTGGCCTAGATAATGCGGCTGATTTTAAAGCGCTAGGCACGCCTACGTGGTTGGCTAATGCAAATGAGAACGAAGCGTGGTTAAACAACCCGGCACGTAAAGGCGACAACGACATGGGTCGGGTATACGGCGTGCAGGGGCGTTCTTGGCGTAAGCCAGAAGGCGGGTCGGTTGATCAGCTGAAGAAGATTGTAGATGACCTATCAAAAGGTATTGATGATCGCGGAGAAATTTTGTCGTTCTATAACCCGGGTGAGTTTCACTTAGGCTGTTTACGACCATGTATGCATACTCATACTTTTTCTTTATTGGGCGATACGCTTTACCTTACTTCGTCACAGCGCTCGTGTGATGTACCGCTGGGGCAAAATTTTAACCAAATTCAAGTGTTCACGTTTTTGGCCTTGATGGCGCAAATAACCGGCCACAAACCGGGTAAGGCTTACCACAAAATTGTTAATGCCCACATCTATGAAGATCAGTTGGAATTGATGAGAGATGTTCAGCTTAAGCGCGAACCGTTTGCCGCCCCTAAGTTACATATCAATCCAAAGATTAAGTCTTTAGAAGACTTAGAAACCTGGGTGACCTTAGACGACTTTGAAGTAACTGATTACCAATATCACGACCCTATCGCTTACCCATTCTCGGTATAG